The Pelotomaculum isophthalicicum JI region ATCAAAATGGTCACTTTGTCAGTTACCGAACATTTTGATTTAGTTTGTTCAGGAGGATTTATGATGGACAGAAGACAACAAAAAACAAGAGACGCTATTTTCAAGGCATTCAGTACAATTCTTGAAACAAGGCGGTATAGCAATATTACAGTTCAGGAAATCATTGATGGTGCGAACATTGGTCGAAGTACTTTTTATGCTCATTTTGAAACAAAAGACGAGCTTCTCAAAGCAATGTGTACCGATATCTTCAGCCATGTATTTTCAGACGAACTCATGTCAGAAAAGACCCATGACTTTTCAGTTGGTAGCAACGATCTAGAAGCTAAGCTCACACATATCCTTCATCATTTGAAAGATAGCGAAAAGAACATTGTGGGGATTCTATCCTACGAAAGCGGTGAACTCTTCATGAGGTATTTTAAGGAATACCTTACAGAGATGTTCTCCAA contains the following coding sequences:
- a CDS encoding TetR/AcrR family transcriptional regulator, whose product is MMDRRQQKTRDAIFKAFSTILETRRYSNITVQEIIDGANIGRSTFYAHFETKDELLKAMCTDIFSHVFSDELMSEKTHDFSVGSNDLEAKLTHILHHLKDSEKNIVGILSYESGELFMRYFKEYLTEMFSKYLKEIEVNAPPDFVLNHLVGSFAETVKWWIDNRMKYTPEEAARYYIEVSCVNRIKDQ